One genomic region from Salvia hispanica cultivar TCC Black 2014 chromosome 2, UniMelb_Shisp_WGS_1.0, whole genome shotgun sequence encodes:
- the LOC125203693 gene encoding uncharacterized protein LOC125203693, protein MDFFKLKKFRNVHKPNPKNVIQDQPVPHPEEPKDESGDTLGKSVCVDSNNPEIEDDDDDFITNEVKRRLKELRRNSFMVLIPEETSPAGEEEEEEEGETSSSDWRDVEAEGRQFWSGFGAVYDIYCERMLFFDRSSSQHLLEVGCHARSTPSPKSASKRIASPLACLSLRKIEPPEEECEHLQQPVNDPYQDLETVYVAQLCLTWEALHCQYTQLNQKISCQPDSPASYNQSAQQFQQFQVLLQRFIENEPFELGSRPEIFTRTRKSLPKLLQVPIIQALDERSTEEEALGLKVHATDVLRVIETSILSFRQFVKMDKKKSGGVRSLFGSQNQMPTPVQLVQSTLEKKAMRLKELWKKSKSYKKKSWPSTAEDVEMLLGLIDVKVLSRALRMIRISKEQLFWCEEKMKKLSLPDGKLQRDPSPILFPC, encoded by the exons ATGGATTTCTTCAAACTGAAGAAGTTTAGGAATGTTCACAAACCTAATCCGAAGAATGTCATTCAGGATCAGCCAGTGCCTCATCCAGAGGAGCCCAAGGATGAAAGTGGAGATACATTGGGAAAATCAGTCTGTGTTGATTCAAACAATCCTGAAATTGAGGATGATGACGACGATTTCATCACAAACGAGGTGAAAAGGAGGCTGAAAGAACTGAGGAGAAATAGCTTCATGGTATTGATACCTGAGGAAACTTCTCCCGCAGgcgaggaagaagaagaggaagaggggGAAACCAGCTCCAGTGATTGGAGGGATGTTGAAGCAGAAGGACGCCAGTTCTGGTCTGGTTTCGGTGCTGTGTATGACATATACTGTGAGCGAATGCTGTTTTTTGATCGCTCGAGCTCTCAGCACCTGCTGGAAGTTG GTTGTCATGCTCGTTCAACTCCATCACCAAAATCTGCTTCTAAAAGGATTGCTTCTCCCCTTGCATGCCTTTCCTTGAGAAAAATTGAGCCACCTGAAGAGGAGTGTGAGCACTTACAGCAACCAGTTAACGACCCTTATCAGGATCTTGAAACTGTGTATGTAGCTCAATTATGCTTGACTTGGGAGGCGCTTCACTGTCAATACACACAGCTGAATCAGAAAATATCCTGCCAACCTGATAGCCCCGCCTCTTACAACCAGAGTGCGCAACAGTTCCAACAGTTCCAGGTCTTATTGCAGAGATTCATTGAAAACGAACCATTTGAACTTGGGTCAAGGCCAGAGATCTTTACTCGAACTAGAAAATCCTTGCCCAAACTGCTACAGGTTCCAATTATCCAAG CATTGGATGAGAGATCTACAGAAGAAGAGGCATTGGGCCTTAAGGTTCATGCGACAGATGTCCTAAGAGTAATCGAAACCTCTATCTTGAGTTTCCGCCAATTTGTAAAGATGGACAAGAAAAAATCTGGTGGTGTGCGTAGTCTCTTTGGAAGTCAGAACCAGATGCCTACCCCTGTTCAACTGGTTCAATCTACTCTTGAGAAG AAAGCAATGAGACTGAAGGAACTGTGGAAGAAGAGCAAGAGCTATAAGAAGAAATCATGGCCGAGTACAGCAGAAGATGTGGAAATGCTGCTAGGACTTATCGATGTCAAAGTGCTATCGAGGGCACTACGAATGATCAGAATTAGCAAAGAACAGCTGTTTTGGTGTgaagaaaagatgaagaaacTGAGCTTACCTGATGGCAAGTTGCAGAGAGATCCATCACCCATCCTTTTCCCTTGTTAG
- the LOC125204491 gene encoding uncharacterized protein LOC125204491 isoform X2, whose product MAEESNKALLLSVDCPSARLPDHLLIEIFIRVPIVEWGHLACVNKYWADLFRQDCLWHAALIRCFPLAGHGERWPGPIPRGMSKRRFIALCMSKCIFPLGDELSEIVGHSYLFLKEQLEISTLPPSPVILHGTIIDQFIACGKSRDRAHELASVIWLAVIDNLEENHQTFLLLKRLALEGDVFLPYPYSRSFKVEWKILDRLFTDFRDCLADADYYDLLACAKQKFQPIPPTWLGY is encoded by the exons ATGGCAGAAGAGAGCAACAAAGCCTTGTTACTTTCAGTTGATTGTCCTAGTGCAAGGCTTCCCGATCATCTGCTGATCGAAATCTTTATTCGTGTGCCCATAGTGGAGTGGGGACACCTCGCCTGTGTTAATAAATACTGGGCTGATTTGTTTAGGCAGGATTGCTTGTGGCACGCTGCTCTTATTAGGTGTTTCCCTTTGGCTGGTCATGGTGAAAGGTGGCCTGGCCCTATTCCTCGTGGGATGAGCAAGAG GAGGTTTATTGCTCTGTGTATGAGTAAATGTATCTTTCCACTTGGTGATGAGCTAAGTGAGATTGTAGGTCATTCATACTTGTTTCTGAAAGAGCAGCTCGAAATTTCAACTTTGCCTCCTTCACCAGTTATACTTCATGGAACTATAATAG ATCAGTTTATTGCCTGTGGCAAATCAAGGGACAGAGCTCATGAGCTTGCTTCAGTTATTTGGTTGGCTGTCATTGACAACTTGGAGGAGAATCATCAGACGTTTCTTTTGCTTAAACGTCTTGCACTTGAGGGCGAT GTGTTTCTGCCATATCCATACTCAAGATCCTTCAAAGTTGAGTGGAAGATATTAGACAGACTTTTCACAGATTTTCGCGACTGCTTAGCTGATGCAGATTACTATGATTTATTGGCTTGTGCAAAACAGAAATTTCAGCCAATACCACCAACCTGGCTGGGATATTAA
- the LOC125204491 gene encoding uncharacterized protein LOC125204491 isoform X1, with protein MAEESNKALLLSVDCPSARLPDHLLIEIFIRVPIVEWGHLACVNKYWADLFRQDCLWHAALIRCFPLAGHGERWPGPIPRGMSKRRFIALCMSKCIFPLGDELSEIVGHSYLFLKEQLEISTLPPSPVILHGTIIDQFIACGKSRDRAHELASVIWLAVIDNLEENHQTFLLLKRLALEGDCDVNLVQQVFLPYPYSRSFKVEWKILDRLFTDFRDCLADADYYDLLACAKQKFQPIPPTWLGY; from the exons ATGGCAGAAGAGAGCAACAAAGCCTTGTTACTTTCAGTTGATTGTCCTAGTGCAAGGCTTCCCGATCATCTGCTGATCGAAATCTTTATTCGTGTGCCCATAGTGGAGTGGGGACACCTCGCCTGTGTTAATAAATACTGGGCTGATTTGTTTAGGCAGGATTGCTTGTGGCACGCTGCTCTTATTAGGTGTTTCCCTTTGGCTGGTCATGGTGAAAGGTGGCCTGGCCCTATTCCTCGTGGGATGAGCAAGAG GAGGTTTATTGCTCTGTGTATGAGTAAATGTATCTTTCCACTTGGTGATGAGCTAAGTGAGATTGTAGGTCATTCATACTTGTTTCTGAAAGAGCAGCTCGAAATTTCAACTTTGCCTCCTTCACCAGTTATACTTCATGGAACTATAATAG ATCAGTTTATTGCCTGTGGCAAATCAAGGGACAGAGCTCATGAGCTTGCTTCAGTTATTTGGTTGGCTGTCATTGACAACTTGGAGGAGAATCATCAGACGTTTCTTTTGCTTAAACGTCTTGCACTTGAGGGCGAT TGTGATGTGAATTTGGTTCAACAGGTGTTTCTGCCATATCCATACTCAAGATCCTTCAAAGTTGAGTGGAAGATATTAGACAGACTTTTCACAGATTTTCGCGACTGCTTAGCTGATGCAGATTACTATGATTTATTGGCTTGTGCAAAACAGAAATTTCAGCCAATACCACCAACCTGGCTGGGATATTAA
- the LOC125207484 gene encoding uncharacterized protein LOC125207484: MRMRYPNPKMGSLSTFGISPNVRPPLRLNLIMARISQRAWAHPARDRVIDFGKYKGRMLGSLPSGYLKWVSRNLRAGDTEEWARLADRVLADPVYRDRIEWEAAENILTGNAATSSGGSAVAELLEISERFGWDNEDKSGWSKVDFGLLGTSRGGRIPRAAAAARVGLNKEEDVRRSESGGGGRRGERRDRVRRLRKKATAMVEEGGTSSPTPAAGGVGNGSPFPGREALLKKLLNPE; this comes from the coding sequence ATGAGAATGCGTTATCCAAATCCAAAGATGGGTTCGCTTTCAACATTCGGCATTTCCCCCAATGTAAGGCCGCCGCTCAGATTAAACCTAATTATGGCAAGAATTTCGCAGCGAGCCTGGGCTCATCCGGCGCGCGACAGAGTGATCGACTTCGGGAAATATAAGGGTAGGATGCTGGGGAGCTTGCCGTCGGGATACCTAAAATGGGTGTCGAGGAATCTGCGAGCCGGAGATACGGAGGAGTGGGCCAGGCTGGCGGACCGGGTGCTGGCGGACCCGGTCTACCGCGACCGCATCGAGTGGGAGGCGGCCGAGAACATCCTCACTGGAAACGCGGCCACGTCCTCCGGCGGAAGCGCGGTTGCGGAGCTGCTGGAAATTAGCGAGAGATTCGGGTGGGACAACGAGGATAAGAGCGGGTGGAGCAAGGTTGATTTCGGCCTGCTGGGGACGTCTAGGGGCGGGAGGATTCCccgggcggcggcggcggcgcgcgTGGGTTTGAACAAGGAGGAGGATGTGCGGAGGAGTGAGAGCGGAGGAGGGGGGAGaagaggagagaggagagataGAGTGAGGCGACTGAGGAAGAAAGCGACTGCTATGGTGGAAGAAGGGGGTACTTCTTCTCCGACTCCGGCCGCCGGCGGAGTCGGGAATGGGAGTCCTTTTCCGGGGCGGGAAGCCCTGTTGAAGAAGCTTCTCAATCCAGAATAA
- the LOC125207490 gene encoding V-type proton ATPase catalytic subunit A, which yields MPSVYGGPLTTFEDAEKESEYGYVRKVSGPVVVADGMAGAAMYELVRVGHDNLIGEIIRLEGDSATIQVYEETAGLMVNDPVLRTHKPLSVELGPGILGNIFDGIQRPLRTIAIKSGDVYIPRGVSVPALDKDTLWEFQPKKIGEGDLLTGGDLYATVHENSLMQHHVALPPDAMGKITYVAPAGQYSLKDTVLELEFQGVKKQFTMLQTWPVRTPRPVASKLAADTPLLTGQRVLDALFPSVLGGTCAIPGAFGCGKTVISQALSKYSNSDTVVYVGCGERGNEMAEVLMDFPQLTMTLPDGREESVMKRTTLVANTSNMPVAAREASIYTGITIAEYFRDMGYNVSMMADSTSRWAEALREISGRLAEMPADSGYPAYLAARLASFYERAGKVKCLGGPERTGSVTIVGAVSPPGGDFSDPVTSATLSIVQVFWGLDKKLAQRKHFPSVNWLISYSKYSGALESFYEKFDSDFIDIRTKAREVLQREDDLNEIVQLVGKDALAETDKIILETAKLLREDYLAQNAFTPYDKFCPFYKSVWMMRNIIHFYNLANQAVERGAGMDGQKISYTLIKHRLGDLFYRLVSQKFEDPAEGEDVLIAKFQKLHDDLTAGFRNLEDETR from the exons ATGCCGTCCGTCTACGGAGGTCCGCTGACAACGTTCGAGGATGCTGAGAAGGAGAGCGAGTACGGATACGTTCGCAAG gtaTCCGGACCAGTTGTTGTTGCTGATGGAATGGCCGGAGCTGCTATGTATGAGCTAGTTCGTGTTGGACACGACAATCTTATTGGGGAAATTATTCGGTTGGAAGGAGATTCTGCCACGATTCAGG TTTATGAGGAAACAGCTGGACTGATGGTGAATGATCCCGTTCTTCGGACGCACAAG CCTCTGTCAGTTGAACTGGGTCCTGGAATTTTGGGAAATATATTTGATGGTATTCAG AGGCCTCTCAGAACCATCGCAATAAAGTCTGGTGATGTGTACATTCCCCGTGGTGTATCTGTCCCAGCACTCGACAAAGATACACTTTGGGAATTTCAACCAAAGAAAATAG GAGAGGGTGATCTTTTGACAGGAGGTGACTTATATGCG ACTGTACACGAGAACAGTTTAATGCAGCATCATGTTGCTCTTCCTCCTGATGCTATGGGGAAGATAACCTATGTAGCCCCTGCTGGTCAATACTCATTGAAG GACACTGTCCTTGAGCTTGAGTTCCAAGGAGTGAAAAAACAGTTTACCATGCTTCAG ACCTGGCCTGTGCGTACACCTAGGCCTGTAGCTTCAAAGCTTGCCGCGGATACTCCTCTCTTGACCGGACAG CGTGTTCTTGATGCTCTATTCCCCTCCGTGCTTGGTGGTACTTGTGCCATTCCTGGTGCATTTGGTTGTGGAAAAACTGTCATTAGTCAGGCGCTCTCCAAG TACTCTAATTCTGATACTGTTGTTTATGTTGGATGTGGAGAAAGAGGAAACGAAATGGCTGAG GTGCTTATGGATTTCCCTCAATTGACAATGACCCTGCCTGATGGCAGGGAGGAATCTGTCATGAAACGTACCACACTTGTGGCTAACACCTCAAACATGCCTGTGGCTGCTCGTGAGGCTTCAATTTACACAG GAATTACCATTGCTGAATATTTTAGAGATATGGGCTACAATGTCAGTATGATGGCAGATTCGACATCTCGTTGGGCAGAGGCGTTGCGTGAAATTTCTGGTCGATTG GCTGAAATGCCTGCTGACAGTGGATATCCTGCTTATTTGGCAGCACGTTTGGCATCCTTCTATGAGCGTGCTGGAAAAGTAAAATGTCTCGGTGGACCTGAAAGGACTGGAAGTGTTACTATTGTGGGTGCCGTTTCTCCCCCTGGAGGAGATTTCTCTGACCCTGTTACATCTGCAACTCTCAGTATTGTTCAG GTTTTCTGGGGTCTAGACAAAAAACTTGCCCAGAGAAAACATTTCCCTTCTGTGAACTGGCTCATTTCTTACTCAAAGTATTCAGGG GCACTGGAATCCTTCTATGAGAAGTTTGATTCAGATTTTATTGACATTAGGACAAAAGCTCGTGAAGTGCTTCAGAGAGAGGATGATTTGAATGAAATTGTGCAG CTTGTCGGAAAAGATGCTCTTGCTGAAACAGATAAAATTATTCTGGAAACGGCAAAACTCTTGAGGGAGGACTATCTTGCCCAGAATGCATTTACACC CTACGACAAGTTCTGTCCATTCTACAAGTCTGTTTGGATGATGCGAAACATTATTCATTTCTACAATTTGGCTAATCAG GCAGTGGAGCGAGGAGCTGGTATGGACGGACAGAAGATATCCTACACCCTTATCAAGCACCGTCTAGGAGATTTGTTCTACCGCTTGGT TTCCCAGAAGTTTGAGGATCCGGCAGAAGGAGAGGACGTCCTGATCGCGAAATTCCAGAAACTCCACGATGATTTGACTGCTGGTTTCCGCAATCTTGAGGACGAAACTCGGTGA